A window of Castanea sativa cultivar Marrone di Chiusa Pesio chromosome 8, ASM4071231v1 genomic DNA:
TGATGTTCTTAGCAACCTCTAACTCTTGTTGGGAAACGAACTAAGCAAATAATGAGTCACTAAGCAGCGCTCAGGTTAGCTAATTATGAGTGGTCTCATAACATGCCCCCATGATTTTACTGCCTTCTCTTATTTCAGAATTAAATTTTGAGAGAGCAAGGGGGGATCATGCACTCGGTTACTTAACTACAAGTCTACAACTATATTCTCTTGTGAGAACTTCAATGAACAATGCAACATGctttttaaactacaaaacgTTAATGTAAAATCATTTGAACTGCTACCCATTTATTTGGAATTTTGCTTATCTAAAACTTTAAGATCAGTCACTGGTATAAAATATTTGGCCTTCCAGTTCAATTCGGTACATCTTTTAGAGGACTCATATctgttaataaataataatcatCTGGGCTACTGGAGTTGCCAACACTTTGTTCTGATAAATTCTTTTTTGACCAATACTAAGTATCTTGTCTTTTCCTTTcattgccttcttcttttttcctttataaattTGTTTGGGAGAGGAATAACTTACATTTGGTTGGGAGATGACCTTCTTATTCACCACTGTGACCCTAAGAGATCGAAGACCTTCCCCTTTTTCATATTCATGTGATTTAAATATTTAGTAGTGTGTGGAAtctcttcatttattttttttttaattttttttttttgcactcaACTGTTATGCAGAATCAACATTATCATAAATATTATTTCCAAAAACTGGGTTGGGTAGGGAAAGGTGGCATGTTCGTGTTGTTGCTCCTTATGGTTTGGGTTAGTTGGGAAAGAATCTTGGGACCTGTAACATCCTTGTTAGAGGAAACTTCTTCCATAGGTTTTTTGAGGTGCTCAGCCTGCATAAAGTTCATCATTTAAGAATGTCCCCAGTTGAAGTACTTAAAATGCATGAAGTtaagccaaaaaaagaagaagaatgaagctCAAGAACGCCCTTCATGGATggctttttactttttcacttGTTATTCTGTCATCTTGCTTGACTTGGCAGCAAAGAGAATATATctgcttaaatttttttgttttctgaagTTTAGTATGTTTGTAGATTTAATCTTTCTGTTATTCAAGGACAGTTTAGCCATTACCCTTATGCTACAACCAAACAACAATGACAACAACAATGATAAGCTTGATAATGATAGTAACATTAATTTGTACTCTGTAGATAACATGACTTGTTATCTATGATATGCATCTTTTCTCTTGACCAATTTACTTGAACATGAAGTGGTCTAACATATCTTTGTAATGGTCAGGGTTATCCTCCTTTTCTCGGAATGCCTCATGCCAGAATGCCTTTGCCCCTCGAGATGGCACAAGAGCCTGTTTATGTGAATGCTAAACAGTACCAAGGTATTCTGAGGCGGAGACAGGCACGTGCTAAAGCCGAGCTTGAAAAGAAGTTGATAAAAGTTAGAAAGGTACGATGAATAATTGCCTTAtcttagtttttcaattttggtgcTGAATTTGTCTTAATAAATGCAGCTTGATATGATTTGTTGAGGTTATTATTGCTTCTGTAGTTGATAACTTGATATTACTTCGCCTCCAATAACTTTCTCTATTTAGAAGGGAAAATGCATTGCAAGGAGAAACATTTTCTTTGGCAACTCAAGTTTTTCAAATGTGCTCACAAAATTATCCTTGTATAATTGGAGCTTTTAACTTTCCACATGGGACACCGATTTTGTTGTGAGGGATAATGGGGAAGTGTAGATATTAAACTTTTGCCTTTCTTATGTAAGATGCATATTTTGGTTGTCCCTAATGATGTAAATTGGTATTTTCAGTGTGATGTGATAATCCTTTATTGAGATCTTTTCAGCTTAAACTGCTAGGATTGTTGTGTAAGGTTTTTTGAAGTACTGTTGTGATTGTCTTGTGAATTACTTATTTAGTATATATGCAATGAGCTTCCATGGTTAGGCATTAAGTGTATAGGTGTGTGTGCAATTTGAGCTTATCTCTATGTTATCTTGTTTATTTCCCATCTTCTGCAGCCATATCTTCACGAATCTAGGCATCAGCATGCTATGAGAAGGGAAAGGGGTACTGGAGGACGTTTTGCAAAGAAGACTGCTGCTGAAGCTGCAAATGAAGCCAAAGAAAAGGGCACAGGTTCTGGTCCAGCTCTCTCGTCACAGTCTGCAAGTTCATCTGGTTCTGAACCCTTGCTCACTGACTCTGCTGGAACATGGAATTCCTCCCATGGGCAACCAGAAGGAAGGCATAACGCACCTGAAGCTCACAATTATGTAAATGGTAGTgttcactaccagaatcataaCAGCTTGCAGGCCTCATCATATCTACATGCTAGCGAAAGAGGTGAGGAAGGAGACCGTCCAGGCCAGCAGTGGGGAAGTATC
This region includes:
- the LOC142607904 gene encoding nuclear transcription factor Y subunit A-1-like isoform X1 gives rise to the protein MQSKSENGNRLEPDSHAIPPTSVYPEPWYHAMTRGNISNSSSFECPNGGSESNDGQSYSNGRLNGEDDDGTKESQNTASSRSAGNNGQEQQNVQHVASNAPSRRDECLTQPPQLELVGHSIACASNPYQDQYYGGMIAAYGHQPYGYPPFLGMPHARMPLPLEMAQEPVYVNAKQYQGILRRRQARAKAELEKKLIKVRKPYLHESRHQHAMRRERGTGGRFAKKTAAEAANEAKEKGTGSGPALSSQSASSSGSEPLLTDSAGTWNSSHGQPEGRHNAPEAHNYVNGSVHYQNHNSLQASSYLHASERGEEGDRPGQQWGSISSNQASQRRLAIQ
- the LOC142607904 gene encoding nuclear transcription factor Y subunit A-9-like isoform X2: MDKNNRMCSMLHPMLLLGVMNASHNLPSLNLLVTQLSSYLHAFGAEGIPSFVAILLQACASNPYQDQYYGGMIAAYGHQPYGYPPFLGMPHARMPLPLEMAQEPVYVNAKQYQGILRRRQARAKAELEKKLIKVRKPYLHESRHQHAMRRERGTGGRFAKKTAAEAANEAKEKGTGSGPALSSQSASSSGSEPLLTDSAGTWNSSHGQPEGRHNAPEAHNYVNGSVHYQNHNSLQASSYLHASERGEEGDRPGQQWGSISSNQASQRRLAIQ